The Bifidobacterium crudilactis genome has a window encoding:
- a CDS encoding IS1249 family transposase codes for MTRPSCPSCNRVMKRNGTTSAGTTRWRCPSPECGVSRTVKHQRDGSSLIMFLDWLFSKHTQAETGADPRTFRRHTRWCWELWPPVPLVDEIHHVVHVDGIHLHRQAVVLIAIADAHVIGWYVARRETSAGWMNLMARIAPPDVVVCDGGGGLLKALKTVWPDTRVQRCLFHVCMKISELTGTRPRLDAGKQLRKLAIGLSRVTTRDDAAAWLVAYNQWEQDFHEFLDEHSQYADGSIEDTHQRLVKARRMIRKRIKENHLFTFLDHELTRDTPIPATNNLIESWNARLRDMMRHHRGLRLIRRIKAICWWCHQHSERPQPAAWLAVNSITDQHIEDLYRKAWQSSPQGAYENYGIPNRYGTGINWNEFHTTTRYPNQTN; via the coding sequence CGTAACGGCACCACGAGCGCGGGCACGACCCGTTGGCGATGTCCCTCACCTGAATGCGGGGTGTCCAGAACGGTGAAACACCAGCGTGATGGCAGTAGTCTCATAATGTTTCTTGACTGGTTGTTCTCCAAACACACACAGGCCGAGACCGGTGCGGACCCACGTACGTTCAGGCGTCATACCCGATGGTGCTGGGAGTTGTGGCCTCCAGTGCCGTTGGTTGATGAGATTCACCATGTGGTGCATGTGGACGGTATTCATCTGCACCGGCAGGCGGTCGTACTGATCGCCATCGCTGACGCTCATGTGATCGGCTGGTATGTAGCACGTAGGGAAACCTCGGCCGGGTGGATGAACTTGATGGCTCGTATCGCCCCGCCCGACGTGGTGGTATGCGACGGTGGCGGCGGACTCCTGAAAGCATTGAAAACCGTGTGGCCTGATACGCGGGTGCAGCGCTGCCTGTTCCACGTGTGCATGAAAATCAGCGAGCTCACCGGGACGAGACCACGCTTGGATGCCGGCAAACAGTTACGCAAGCTCGCTATCGGCCTCAGCCGTGTGACAACCCGAGATGATGCCGCCGCATGGCTGGTGGCGTACAACCAGTGGGAACAGGACTTCCACGAGTTCCTTGACGAACACAGCCAATATGCGGACGGCAGTATCGAGGACACCCACCAGCGGCTCGTCAAAGCCCGACGCATGATCCGCAAGCGCATCAAAGAGAACCACCTGTTCACCTTCCTCGATCATGAGCTCACCCGGGATACCCCGATACCGGCCACGAACAACCTGATCGAATCATGGAACGCGCGACTGCGCGACATGATGCGCCACCACCGAGGACTACGCCTCATCCGCAGGATCAAAGCCATCTGTTGGTGGTGCCACCAACACAGCGAACGCCCGCAACCCGCCGCATGGCTCGCCGTTAACAGCATCACCGACCAACACATCGAAGACCTCTACAGGAAAGCCTGGCAGTCAAGCCCACAAGGAGCCTACGAAAACTACGGCATCCCTAACAGGTACGGCACCGGCATCAACTGGAACGAATTCCACACCACCACCCGATACCCAAACCAAACCAACTAA